A portion of the Gossypium arboreum isolate Shixiya-1 chromosome 8, ASM2569848v2, whole genome shotgun sequence genome contains these proteins:
- the LOC108468166 gene encoding uncharacterized protein LOC108468166 isoform X1: MLTLVPILSGAFEIQTMAARFFISRSSSKTLSQLLLPCLHQSHYLATTLPRNSRGFSSEPPGFASDNRVPATVITGFLGSGKTTLLNHILTAQHGKRIAVIENEFGEVDIDGSLVASHSSASEEDIVMVNNGCLCCTVRGDLVKMLLDLVKKKNDKFDHIVIETTGLAKPAPVIETFCSDELVSPYVKLDGVVTLVDSKHAMKHLNEVKPRFVVNEAVEQVAYADRIIMNKIDLVTEGDLEKLTDKIKHINSMAQIKRAKFGVVDMDFVLGVGGYDLDRIDSAVKVDDSHCGNHHHDAHGRHHKDHHHDHLHDSTVSSVSIVSEGTLDLDEVDDWLERLMEEKGEDLYRMKGVLSVNGSDQRYVFQGVHSTLDGCPGKTWEPDEKRTNKLVFIGRNLDETALRKGFKGCLI; the protein is encoded by the exons ATGTTAACTTTAGTTCCCATTTTGTCTGGAGCTTTCGAGATTCAAACAATGGCAGCTAGATTCTTCATTTCAAGAAGTTCATCCAAAACCCTCAGTCAACTTCTTCTACCATGTCTCCACCAATCTCACTACCTCGCTACCACTCTTCCCCGAAACTCAAGAGGCTTTTCCTCTGAGCCTCCCGGCTTTGCCTCCGATAACCGTGTTCCGGCCACCGTCATCACTGGTTTTCTCGGTTCTGGAAAG ACTACTCTCTTAAATCATATCTTAACTGCTCAACATGGCAAACGGATTGCTGTTATCGAAAACGAG TTTGGTGAGGTTGATATTGATGGATCATTGGTTGCTAGTCATTCATCTGCATCTGAAGAAGACATTGTCATGGTCAACAATGGTTGCCTTTGTTGTACCGTGCGAGGAGATCTAGTTAAAATGCTGTTGGACCTGGTTAAGAAGAAAAATGACAAATTTGACCATATTGTTATAGAAACCACAG GCCTTGCTAAGCCAGCTCCTGTTATAGAAACCTTTTGTTCTGATGAACTGGTTTCACCGTATGTGAAACTGGATGGAGTTGTAACTTTAGTTGACTCGAAGCATGCTATGAAGCATTTGAATGAAGTTAAACCAAGATTTGTTGTGAATGAGGCAGTTGAACAGGTTGCTTATGCTGACCGTATAATCATGAACAAG ATAGATTTGGTCACTGAGGGTGACTTGGAGAAACTGACTGATAAAATCAAG CATATTAATAGCATGGCTCAAATCAAGAGAGCGAAATTTGGAGTCGTTGACATGGACTTTGTTTTGGGAGTTGGAGGATATGATCTTGACAG AATTGATTCTGCAGTTAAAGTAGATGATTCTCACTGTGGAAACCATCACCATGACGCACATGGTA GACACCACAAGGATCATCATCATGACCACTTGCATGATTCTACTGTATCTAGTGTTAGTATTGTTTCTGAGGGAACCCTTGATCTTGATGAG GTTGATGATTGGCTTGAAAGAttgatggaagagaaaggggagGACCTATATAGAATGAAAGGAGTGTTGTCTGTGAATGGCTCTGATCAGCGTTATGTTTTTCAG GGAGTGCATTCCACATTAGATGGCTGCCCGGGGAAAACATGGGAACCTGATGAGAAGAGAACAAACAAGCTGGTTTTCATTGGAAGAAATCTGGATGAAACTGCACTTAGAAAAGGTTTCAAAGGTTGTCTAATTTGA
- the LOC108468786 gene encoding uncharacterized protein LOC108468786, protein MTSTPIDKSQETKDKVRLIREHLKAASDRQKSYVDLKRNDIKYSVRDLIFLKVSLWKKILRFRHKGKLSHQFIEPYRILKRVRPVAYQLELSLELDCVYDVFHVSILRRYRSDPSHIVPVEEIEVRPDLTFKEELVQILDRDVKVLRRKSFPLVKVLWQIIAQKRPLESRRIRYVSSILVFFN, encoded by the exons atgacatcgacaccgatagataagAGCCAGG AGACTAAGGATAAGGTTCGGTTGATTCGAGAGCATCTAAAAGCGGCTtccgatagacagaagtcctatgtTGATTTGAAGAGGAATGACATTAAGTATTCTGTGAGGGACTTGatctttcttaaagtttcactgTGGAAAAAGATTTTGAGGTTCAGACACAAGGGTAAGCTAAGTCATCAGTTTATTGAGCCGTATCGGATTCTGAAGCGAGTGAGGCCAGTCGCATATCAGTTAGAGCTATCTCTCGAGTTGGATTGTGTATATGACGTGTTCCACGTCTCGATATTGAGacgctaccgctctgatccctCACACattgtgccagtggaggagattgaggttaggccagatctaacTTTCAAGGAGGAGCTGGTTCAGATTCTTGATCGCGACGTTAAGGTTCTGCGTAGGAAATCTTTTCCTTTAGTGAAAGTGCTGTGGCAAATCATAGCACAGAAGAGGCCACTTGAGAGCCGGAGGATTCGCTACGTCAGCAGTATCCTCGTCTTTTTTAATTAG
- the LOC108468166 gene encoding uncharacterized protein LOC108468166 isoform X2, with the protein MLTLVPILSGAFEIQTMAARFFISRSSSKTLSQLLLPCLHQSHYLATTLPRNSRGFSSEPPGFASDNRVPATVITGFLGSGKTTLLNHILTAQHGKRIAVIENEFGEVDIDGSLVASHSSASEEDIVMVNNGCLCCTVRGDLVKMLLDLVKKKNDKFDHIVIETTGLAKPAPVIETFCSDELVSPYVKLDGVVTLVDSKHAMKHLNEVKPRFVVNEAVEQVAYADRIIMNKIDLVTEGDLEKLTDKIKHINSMAQIKRAKFGVVDMDFVLGVGGYDLDRIDSAVKVDDSHCGNHHHDAHGHHKDHHHDHLHDSTVSSVSIVSEGTLDLDEVDDWLERLMEEKGEDLYRMKGVLSVNGSDQRYVFQGVHSTLDGCPGKTWEPDEKRTNKLVFIGRNLDETALRKGFKGCLI; encoded by the exons ATGTTAACTTTAGTTCCCATTTTGTCTGGAGCTTTCGAGATTCAAACAATGGCAGCTAGATTCTTCATTTCAAGAAGTTCATCCAAAACCCTCAGTCAACTTCTTCTACCATGTCTCCACCAATCTCACTACCTCGCTACCACTCTTCCCCGAAACTCAAGAGGCTTTTCCTCTGAGCCTCCCGGCTTTGCCTCCGATAACCGTGTTCCGGCCACCGTCATCACTGGTTTTCTCGGTTCTGGAAAG ACTACTCTCTTAAATCATATCTTAACTGCTCAACATGGCAAACGGATTGCTGTTATCGAAAACGAG TTTGGTGAGGTTGATATTGATGGATCATTGGTTGCTAGTCATTCATCTGCATCTGAAGAAGACATTGTCATGGTCAACAATGGTTGCCTTTGTTGTACCGTGCGAGGAGATCTAGTTAAAATGCTGTTGGACCTGGTTAAGAAGAAAAATGACAAATTTGACCATATTGTTATAGAAACCACAG GCCTTGCTAAGCCAGCTCCTGTTATAGAAACCTTTTGTTCTGATGAACTGGTTTCACCGTATGTGAAACTGGATGGAGTTGTAACTTTAGTTGACTCGAAGCATGCTATGAAGCATTTGAATGAAGTTAAACCAAGATTTGTTGTGAATGAGGCAGTTGAACAGGTTGCTTATGCTGACCGTATAATCATGAACAAG ATAGATTTGGTCACTGAGGGTGACTTGGAGAAACTGACTGATAAAATCAAG CATATTAATAGCATGGCTCAAATCAAGAGAGCGAAATTTGGAGTCGTTGACATGGACTTTGTTTTGGGAGTTGGAGGATATGATCTTGACAG AATTGATTCTGCAGTTAAAGTAGATGATTCTCACTGTGGAAACCATCACCATGACGCACATG GACACCACAAGGATCATCATCATGACCACTTGCATGATTCTACTGTATCTAGTGTTAGTATTGTTTCTGAGGGAACCCTTGATCTTGATGAG GTTGATGATTGGCTTGAAAGAttgatggaagagaaaggggagGACCTATATAGAATGAAAGGAGTGTTGTCTGTGAATGGCTCTGATCAGCGTTATGTTTTTCAG GGAGTGCATTCCACATTAGATGGCTGCCCGGGGAAAACATGGGAACCTGATGAGAAGAGAACAAACAAGCTGGTTTTCATTGGAAGAAATCTGGATGAAACTGCACTTAGAAAAGGTTTCAAAGGTTGTCTAATTTGA